TTTTCGAGCCCTTCGTCTCCGGGCGCGAGAACGGCACCGGGCTTGGTCTGGCGCTGGTCTCCAAGATCATTGCCGAGCATGATGGCTGGATTTCCGTCTCCTCCGCTCCGGGCCGCACGGCGTTTCGGATTTCCCTTCCGGTCGCTCCGAAGGAGGCCGAATAGATGCCGTTGTTTGTTATCCGCAAAGCTGACCCGCCTTTTTCGCCGCTATCGCTCAAGAAGCAGCCGCCTTGGTTGTTCGGCGCTGTTGCCGACCGAGTGGTCGAGCTTTGCCGATTTGAACCGCACCACACCATACCTCGCCCCTCTCACTTTGCCATGCTCAAGGAGCTTTGATCTATGGACGGAACCGTTCTGGTCGCCGATGACGACCGCACCATTCGCACCGTTTTGACGCAAGCCCTGACCCGGGCAGGGTGCAAGGTTCATGCGACATCGTCGCTGACCACGCTGATGCGGTGGGTCGGGGAGGGCAAGGGTGACCTCGTGATCTCGGACGTGATGATGCCCGATGGAAATGGGCTGGAGATGCTGCCCGCGATCCAGGACAAGCGTCCCGCATTGCCGGTCATCATCATTTCCGCGCAGAACACGATCATGACGGCGATTCAAGCGACCGAGGCTGATGCCTATGACTATTTGCCCAAACCCTTCGACCTCCCGGATCTGATGAAACGGGCGGCGCGCGCTTTGGATACCAAACGCGTGGCGCCTTCGGTGCCGAAGCCCGCGGTCGAGGACGCAGGGGACGGCGACGATCTGCCCCTGATCGGGCGCACAGCAGCCATGCAGGCCCTTTACCGCTTGGTTGCCCGCGTGATGAACACGGACCTCGCCGTGATGATCACAGGCGAAAGCGGCACTGGCAAAAGCCTGATCGCCCGGGCGATCCACGATTTTTCTGACCGACGTAATCTTCCTTTCGTGACTGCGACGCCGTCCGATCTGGCGTCGATGGAAGGGCCCGCAACTATCCTGTCGCGCGCCCGCGGTGGTTCGATCCTTTTCGACGAGGTGTCCGACCTGTCTGAAGATGCGCAGGCGCGTGTCGTTCGAATGCTCGATAGCCTGACGGATGACGCGCCGCGCGTCATGGCCACCTCGCAGCAGGATCTGATGGCCAAGATGGAGGCGGGGATCTTTCGCCAGGACCTGTTTTACAGGCTGGGCGGTGTGACGGTGAATGTGCCCTCCTTACGCGAGCGGGTTGAAGATATCCCACTTCTTACGGACCATTTCTTGATAAAGGCTGAACGCGACGGTGCTCCTTCGCGCAGATTTTCGAAAGATGCGCTGGAAATGATCCGCGCGTATTCATGGCCCGGTAACGTTCGCCAGTTAGAGAATACGGTGCGCAGGTTGATCGTCACCGCGGCCGAGACTGAGATAGGGCGCGGGGATGTTGAAGTCGTGCTGGGAAACCAGCCCGAGATCGAGCCACTGATGGGGGGTGGCCCGGCGGAGAAACTGTCCGCATCGGTTGCGTCCCACTTGCGGCGCTATTTCGATCTGCACGGCGGAGTGTTGCCGCCACCGGGGCTTTATCAGCGCATTTTGCGTGAGGTCGAACTTCCCCTGATCGAGATCGCACTCGAGGCGACAGGGGGAAATCAGGCCAAATGTGCCGATTTGCTTGGCATCAACCGCAATACCTTGAGAAAAAAGGTGACCGATCTCGATATTCGCGTGACACGCCGCCGTAAGTTGATGTAAAACCGCAACAGTCACCGTGACGATTGCGCCGCAGGGACGGCGTGACGATCACATCAACGATGCGTGGCAAGGCGGTAAAAGCAGATGAAAACCCAAGATGGGGTGCGGCCACGGGCGGCATCCTGGGATAGGCTGAATCGAGTGCGCAAGCTGCGCCGGGTACGTAATATTGCGACGCTCGGTCTTGTGGCGATGGGGCCTATCCTTGCCGTGGTCACGTATCTGGGGCTTGGTCCAGCTGAGTTAGATCCAACCTCAAGCGGCATTCGGTTCATTCTTCTCGCGGATCTGGTCTATGTGCTGCTGGTCGCAGCGTTGATTGCACAAAAGGTCGGTAAGATCGTTGCATCACGGCGCGAGAAATCTGCGGGGTCCCAACTTCACCTTAGGCTGACGGGTGTCTTCGCGCTTGTCGCACTTATCCCGACAATCTTGGTGGCCGTCTTCGCAACGGTGACGC
The nucleotide sequence above comes from Litoreibacter ponti. Encoded proteins:
- a CDS encoding response regulator, which translates into the protein MDGTVLVADDDRTIRTVLTQALTRAGCKVHATSSLTTLMRWVGEGKGDLVISDVMMPDGNGLEMLPAIQDKRPALPVIIISAQNTIMTAIQATEADAYDYLPKPFDLPDLMKRAARALDTKRVAPSVPKPAVEDAGDGDDLPLIGRTAAMQALYRLVARVMNTDLAVMITGESGTGKSLIARAIHDFSDRRNLPFVTATPSDLASMEGPATILSRARGGSILFDEVSDLSEDAQARVVRMLDSLTDDAPRVMATSQQDLMAKMEAGIFRQDLFYRLGGVTVNVPSLRERVEDIPLLTDHFLIKAERDGAPSRRFSKDALEMIRAYSWPGNVRQLENTVRRLIVTAAETEIGRGDVEVVLGNQPEIEPLMGGGPAEKLSASVASHLRRYFDLHGGVLPPPGLYQRILREVELPLIEIALEATGGNQAKCADLLGINRNTLRKKVTDLDIRVTRRRKLM